In Shouchella patagoniensis, the following are encoded in one genomic region:
- a CDS encoding LacI family DNA-binding transcriptional regulator has protein sequence MATIKDIAEKAGVSITTVSRVLKQDPTLSVTQETRERVYDTAQSLGYTKKSFKHSLKKIAFLYWVTAKEDLEDVYFQMVKKGVEKQAIDRQLDLTTYASDQGIESIDPQTKGVICIGRFSKKELDHIRTITNDIVFIDTSPDEDHFDSVRPHLRRMIERMIDYFNCNGHTAIGYIGGDDIDPDGGGYIQDRREQAFRNYMQRKRLLNEQFIFTGKEYAVSEGYSLMKEAISLGSQMPTAFCVASDSLAVGCLQALNEERILLPERVSIFSINDASIAQYISPPLTTFRIDIKLLCQTAVDLLLERFVDQRNASKTVLLSCEPVFRKSTK, from the coding sequence TTGGCGACGATAAAGGACATAGCTGAAAAGGCTGGCGTCTCTATTACGACTGTATCCCGTGTGTTAAAGCAAGATCCAACCTTGTCTGTAACACAGGAAACACGGGAACGAGTCTATGATACGGCTCAATCATTGGGATATACAAAAAAATCATTTAAACATTCATTGAAGAAAATTGCTTTTTTATACTGGGTAACGGCTAAAGAGGATCTTGAAGATGTCTATTTTCAAATGGTGAAAAAAGGAGTAGAAAAACAGGCAATCGATAGACAACTGGATTTAACTACGTACGCTTCTGATCAAGGAATTGAATCAATTGACCCCCAGACAAAAGGGGTCATCTGTATCGGCCGTTTTAGTAAGAAAGAATTGGATCATATACGTACTATTACAAATGATATTGTATTTATCGATACATCACCTGATGAAGATCATTTTGATTCAGTCAGACCTCATTTGCGGAGAATGATTGAACGAATGATCGATTACTTTAACTGCAATGGACATACGGCAATTGGTTATATCGGTGGAGATGATATCGATCCTGATGGCGGTGGATACATTCAGGATCGAAGAGAACAGGCTTTTCGAAATTATATGCAAAGAAAAAGGTTGCTTAATGAACAATTCATTTTTACAGGTAAGGAGTATGCGGTGAGTGAAGGATATTCGCTGATGAAAGAGGCGATTTCATTAGGTAGTCAGATGCCAACGGCTTTTTGCGTAGCTAGTGATTCCCTTGCCGTTGGCTGTTTGCAGGCACTGAATGAAGAACGTATTTTGCTACCGGAAAGAGTGAGCATCTTTAGTATCAATGATGCGAGTATCGCTCAATATATTTCGCCTCCGCTTACAACGTTCCGAATAGACATAAAGCTGCTATGCCAGACGGCCGTTGATTTATTGTTGGAACGTTTTGTGGATCAACGTAACGCATCAAAAACGGTTTTATTATCATGTGAGCCGGTATTTCGAAAAAGTACGAAATAA
- a CDS encoding MBL fold metallo-hydrolase gives MIFKKTVTRTSTAGVHMANGIIRFQKVQLNVHSFATDGIIIDAGGKSLKPLLLDFWKEQSIDALYCTHIHEDHTGCADWFERELQVPIYLNKRSLAEAQRDGKYPLYRLLYWGKRKAFAPVPMPTTFHSRNCSWLSIFTPGHSNDHTVLLNKTTGQLFSGDLYVQTKTKVAMESESIPQIIQSLKTVLTYDFEEVFCCHAGYLPNGRKHLEDKLHYLQDTAANVHDLNQKGLSVKEIQTQLFPRKYPITTFSYGQWDSKHIITSILKKKT, from the coding sequence GTGATTTTCAAAAAAACGGTAACTCGTACTTCCACGGCTGGTGTCCATATGGCCAATGGCATCATTCGATTTCAAAAAGTACAATTAAATGTCCATAGTTTTGCGACTGACGGTATAATCATTGATGCTGGCGGCAAATCATTAAAGCCCTTACTCCTTGATTTCTGGAAAGAGCAATCTATCGACGCCCTCTATTGCACTCATATCCATGAAGACCACACTGGTTGTGCCGATTGGTTTGAGCGTGAACTGCAAGTACCCATTTACTTAAATAAACGCTCCCTCGCAGAGGCACAAAGAGACGGGAAATATCCACTCTACCGACTGCTTTACTGGGGGAAGCGCAAAGCATTCGCACCGGTTCCGATGCCTACCACATTTCATTCGCGAAATTGTAGTTGGCTTAGTATTTTCACTCCTGGTCATTCCAACGACCACACCGTCTTATTAAACAAAACAACGGGTCAATTGTTTTCTGGTGACCTCTATGTACAAACAAAAACAAAAGTTGCAATGGAGAGTGAATCCATTCCGCAAATCATTCAATCGCTAAAAACGGTGCTTACATATGATTTTGAAGAGGTATTTTGCTGTCATGCAGGTTATTTGCCTAATGGACGAAAACACCTAGAAGATAAACTCCATTACTTGCAAGACACAGCCGCCAATGTTCATGATCTAAATCAGAAAGGGTTATCCGTAAAAGAAATTCAAACTCAACTATTCCCGCGCAAGTACCCCATTACTACTTTTTCTTATGGACAATGGGACTCTAAACATATTATTACTTCTATCTTAAAAAAGAAGACTTGA